A genomic region of Xiphophorus couchianus chromosome 9, X_couchianus-1.0, whole genome shotgun sequence contains the following coding sequences:
- the ncbp2as2 gene encoding uncharacterized protein NCBP2-AS2 yields MLSRMLAYFVNNLQVIEKLAESRPIRRAAQLTAYALTKAQIVGRDTSERVMRSQTLRQVRQEASRVPGDLEEASNRLRRVRETFVKEVKEGWKDGSRRIKK; encoded by the coding sequence ATGCTATCTCGCATGTTAGCGTATTTCGTCAACAACCTCCAGGTTATTGAGAAGTTGGCGGAGTCCCGTCCGATCCGGAGGGCGGCTCAGCTTACGGCGTACGCCCTCACCAAGGCTCAGATTGTCGGCCGGGACACTTCGGAGCGAGTCATGCGGTCCCAGACGCTGCGGCAGGTCCGACAGGAAGCCAGCAGAGTCCCCGGCGACCTGGAGGAGGCGAGCAACCGCCTGCGCAGAGTCCGGGAGACGTTCGTGAAGGAGGTGAAGGAAGGATGGAAAGATGGCTCCAGGCGGATAAAGAAGTAA